From the Patescibacteria group bacterium genome, the window GAATTATTATTCTGATTGATTTAATTCTTCCTTAACTAAAGCAGCTACTTTTGTTCCTTCAACCCGGCCAGCCACTTCTTTCATTACCTCTTTCATTATTTTACCAAAATTTTTTTCCGGTGATAATTCCTTAATTTTTTGTTGAATAATTTTTTTGATTTCCGACTCAGACAATGCCGGAGGTAGATAGGCTGATAAGATTTCTATCTCTTCTTTTTCTTTTAAAACTAAATCGGGTCGCCCACCCCGTTCATAAAGAACGATTGCCTCTTTTCTCTTTTTAATTTCTCGCTGTAAAGCCTGAATAATTTCTTCTTCTTTTAATTCTTTTTTCCTCGCTCTCAATTCAATGGTTAAATTCTGAATTGCTGCCCGAAGAAGTTTAAGGGTGGGGATTTTTTTAGTCTCTTTTTTTAATAATGATTCTTGGTAATCTTTGTTGATTTTTTCTAAAAGGTTCATTTTAAAATACCTAACTTCTTGAAATATTCTCTTTGTGCCTGTCTGGCCTTTCTTAAAAGTGCTTCCTTTTTTATTCTTTCCTTACTCTTTGGTTTCTGCTTAAATCTTATTTCTTTAGCTCGCTCTAATTTTTTTTCTTTTTTTAAAATTTCAGTAAAGCGCCTTAACATGGCACTTATTGGTTCATTAGATTTACGCTTGACTTCGACCATAGAAGTTTAAATGGAATTAGATTTAGTTAACAAAATGATAGCAAAACTATAGAATTTTTCAATAATTAAATAGTAAAATTTTTTAACTCTTCGCCACTTAAAAAATGAAGATGAAGATGGTCAATCATTTGACCGGCTTCCCTGCCCGAATTAATGATAATTTTATAACCGATAGTAGAAATTTTAAATTCTCGAGCCAAAATTTTTGCTTGCCAAAGAAGCCGACTTAAAAGTTCTTTTTCTTTTTCGCCTATTTCATTTAAAGAAACAAAGTGTTTTTTGGGAATAATTAAAAGATGAATTTTTGCTTTGGGCTGAATATCTTTAAAGGCCAAAATCTCTTCATCTTCATAAACAATCTGGGCGGGAACTTTTTTTTGAACAATTTGACAAAAAATGCATTCCATAAATTTTGTTATTGGTTATTAGTTTTTAGCTTTAGTTCATTGGTTGTTAGTTGAAACTAGTAACTAAAAAACCAAAACTAATAACTAAAAACTATTAACTATTCTTTTATTAATTTTCCCTTTATTCCATCTTTATATAATCTTTCTAATTTGACAGGAATAATTTGATTCGCCAGATTTTTTTGAGTTTTAACAAAGACTTTTAGATAATTATCAGTCAAGCCTTGCCAAAACCCTCTCTTTTTTTGTTCAAACAAAACTGGACGACTTTGGCCTAAAAAATTTTTTTTCCATTTTTCTTCGAGTCTTCTTGAAAGAGAAAGAAGAATTTTAGCTCTTCTTTTTTTTATTTTTTCTTCAACCTGATTTTCGATCAAAGAAGCTTTGGTCCCTACTCGAGCTGAATAGCGAAAAACGTGGATCTTGGCCAAAGCCAGTTCTTGAAGGTTTTTCTTTGTTTCTTGAAATTCTCTTTCTGTTTCACCAGGAAAACCAACAATGATATCGGCCGTTAAAGTTAAATGAGGAAATTTTTTCTTAATTTTTTTTATTTTGTTTTTTATTGCCTTTACCTGATAAGAACGACCCATTTTTTTTAACAGACGATCAGAAAGAGACTGCAAGGAAAGATGAAGATGGGAACAAAGGCGAGGGTTTTGAAAGAGAGAAATAAATTTGTCATCGATTTTGTCTGGCCAAAGAGAGGAAAGGCTAATTCTTGGAATAGAAGTTTGGCTTAAAATTTCTTCTATCAATTTTTTTAGATCCTTTGCTCTTGACTTTTCTTGCCAGCTACTTAAATTGACGCCGGTCAAAACAATTTCTTGAAAACCCTGTCTTTCTTTTTCTTTGATCTTTGCAATAATTCTCTTTGAAGAAAGAGAGGTTTCTTTACCTCTTAAATAAGGAACTAAACAATAAGAACAAAATTTTTGACAGCCATCCTGAATTTTTAAGAAAAAACGAGTTCTTAATCTAACGAGTTGGGTAATAGAATGACTATCAGAGGGAAGTTGATAACTTGACAAGGGAAGGAAAGAAAAGAGGTTTTTTTCCTTTTTTTTGGGCAAAATAAGATTTGCTTCGGGGAGAAAAAAATTGTCAACTAAACAACCACTGGCAATGACAAAACTATTTTTGAATTTCCTTTTTACTTCTCTAATTTTTTGTCTCGTTTCTTTCTCGGCTTTCTGTGTGACACTACATCCTCTAATTAAACAGATCTGTGGTTTCTGCCATGAAATTTGATATCCTCTTTTTTGAAATTTTTCTATTAACTCTTCTGTTTCGGCAAAATTTAATCGACAACCTAAAGTATAAATTGCTACCTTAATCATAAGTTAAAGCCTTTTTTTAATTTCCATGATAATCTTTTCTAAATCAACGATTTCTTGAACACCGGTCTGCATATTTCTAATAATAATTGTTTTATGTACAACTTCCTCTTGACCAAAAATTAAGGCCAGCTTGACACCTAATTTATTCGCCATTTCCAGTTGAGCTTTTAGACTATCCTTAGCTAAAGCTTCTTTCACTAAAAATCCTTCTTGGCGAAGTCGTTCAAAAATCCTTAAAGATTTTTTCTTAGCCGTTTCACCAATCTGAGCCAAGAAGATTTGTGGCTTTTTTTCTTTGGGCAAATGAAGATTTTGAATTTTCATTTCTTCAATTATTCTTTCTAAGCCGAATGCAATGCCACAAGCTGGTGTCTCTTTTCCACCTAAAAGTTTAATTAATCCATCATAACGACCGCCAGCGGCTA encodes:
- a CDS encoding GatB/YqeY domain-containing protein, with product MNLLEKINKDYQESLLKKETKKIPTLKLLRAAIQNLTIELRARKKELKEEEIIQALQREIKKRKEAIVLYERGGRPDLVLKEKEEIEILSAYLPPALSESEIKKIIQQKIKELSPEKNFGKIMKEVMKEVAGRVEGTKVAALVKEELNQSE
- a CDS encoding histidine triad nucleotide-binding protein is translated as MECIFCQIVQKKVPAQIVYEDEEILAFKDIQPKAKIHLLIIPKKHFVSLNEIGEKEKELLSRLLWQAKILAREFKISTIGYKIIINSGREAGQMIDHLHLHFLSGEELKNFTI
- the mtaB gene encoding tRNA (N(6)-L-threonylcarbamoyladenosine(37)-C(2))-methylthiotransferase MtaB, which gives rise to MIKVAIYTLGCRLNFAETEELIEKFQKRGYQISWQKPQICLIRGCSVTQKAEKETRQKIREVKRKFKNSFVIASGCLVDNFFLPEANLILPKKKEKNLFSFLPLSSYQLPSDSHSITQLVRLRTRFFLKIQDGCQKFCSYCLVPYLRGKETSLSSKRIIAKIKEKERQGFQEIVLTGVNLSSWQEKSRAKDLKKLIEEILSQTSIPRISLSSLWPDKIDDKFISLFQNPRLCSHLHLSLQSLSDRLLKKMGRSYQVKAIKNKIKKIKKKFPHLTLTADIIVGFPGETEREFQETKKNLQELALAKIHVFRYSARVGTKASLIENQVEEKIKKRRAKILLSLSRRLEEKWKKNFLGQSRPVLFEQKKRGFWQGLTDNYLKVFVKTQKNLANQIIPVKLERLYKDGIKGKLIKE